The Aricia agestis chromosome 3, ilAriAges1.1, whole genome shotgun sequence genome includes the window cttttcagataatcaggtgatcgtcctgcattgtcctaaccaagcttggaattaacatgtttccaacgcgaggattgaacccacgacctccgagtcaagagcctcgCTCACCACTGGATCACGGAGGCGTTTTAGACATTTATTAAGCAAACCTAGAATATGCTgcgtaaacatttttattagtaaaatatttgtgtgGACTTACAGCATTCAAACGCTATCGGGCATCCCTTCTTATCCCCCACGAAGACGGGCGCGCAACCATCGTGTATCTGGTCCTGGTAGTGCAGCTCCAGCCCGCAGTCCAGGTCTCGGCAGCCGGTGTCGGGGCTCCAGTCGGCGGTGCACACGCAGGTCTTCCGCCCCAGCTCGAAGGTCTGCCCTTCCTTGTACGTCTTGCCCTCCACTTCGCACGTCTTGAGCGCGGCTATCGCGTCTTTACCTGGAATGGAGTTTCGAAATTAGATGAaataagtttgattttaaaagtagtaAATCTAATTTGTAAGTATTTAAAGTCTTACAAATTAGATTCTAACCTAACCAGGAATCATTTTATTTGTCCACGTACAACTTATGTAGTCCAGACGATACTACTAGAACGTGACATGCATCCAAACATCACACCTTATAAGAATTGCGTCGCGCATTTGACTGTACCTATAACATGCTTATAGACTTGGTTAAGGGAAGTCATTGTACGATCGCTGACTTGCATTGTACTTTGCTTTAAGACAATAGCAAGAGCAAGAGGTAAACTGAATCTGGCCGGAAAACCGATATAAGTTCTATTATTTTGCAGCTTCCTAGTACAAAAACAGTGTTACGAATCTGGCCAATGAAGAATTTTGCCAATATTGTACTACTCGTATCATAGAATACGTAGACGTTAATAATTTGGTAGGGTTATGACGAGCTTGGTGatatcacgagtcacgactcaccaCTAATATTGTcttgacataagtcataaccaccATAACCACACCAAATAACGTGGGCTAATGACGAGCTTGGTGATATCATGAGTCACGACTCACCACTAATATTGTcttgacataagtcataaccaccATAACCACACCAAATAACGTGGGCTACTATCAAGGTatattcagagaagttgatgcctaggcagatggcggccctacatattataaattagccgcgttacgtcaaacccagccgacagatcgcgACTAGTATTGGATTGCCATAAGCCTACCAATTTCTAAATTACGcctggtccgtcaactgcctagaaatttgttttattcgatagtactatcgaggaaattgattcctataggcagttgatggacctatgtcatgtggtcggcttattcAATGCTAGcttgatcggtcggatgggttttacttaacgcgaccaaattacttaggttcatcacttgcctatgaatcaacttctctgatagtacatcaatCGAAAAGTCAAGTCCAAGTGTCGCATACCGCACACAGTCCCCGTGCTGCAGCAGGCGCCCAGCTCGTACGTGAAGACGCAGTCCTTCTGGTCGGGGTTGTAGAACTCCACGCAGTCCACCGCGGCGCAGTTGAACGCCGGCGCACCGGCGGTCACCCGGCAGCCGCACGCCTGCGAGCACGGGTTGCGGACCACGTTCTGAGGAACCATGGACCCGTCCGTATACGGGACGCCCCTGAAACCAAAAACAGACCAGACTGTATCCTGCCCTAATTTAGGGTAGTAAATTTAGGAAGCATAAAGACGCAAGAAATAATGGTCCGCGTACGGGACACCCTTGGGAAGAGCGTGGATCTATTGAAAATCTGCTGAATGATTCTACTTCTGTTAATTGCCTGGGTAAGTTCTGCAATACAGTGTCAGCAGGCTGCAGTTGTTACTGCAGCCATTTAAGCCAGACTGTATGCAGGGATGTCTACGCTAATTTAGAGTAGGTAATATAATTTCCGGTTGGCTTGAAATGTTAACTAGAAAACTAACGACCATCTTTGAAAACCTGCTGGATGGTTATAAACTGTAAGATTTATAAGCAAGCTTCACACTTATTTATTGGCTGCAGTTATTATGGTTGGTTGGCCATGGTTCACTTTTATTCTGTGTGCAGGGCCTAATAAAAGAATCATCTGCAATTCTTAAATCCACAAAAAAACATTGCGAAAGTATGGATTTCAAAAGACAGGAAGTATAATATCAGCTTCGCGCAAGAGTTAACCAATAAAACCaggaaataaagtaaatatcacAAATCAAATAACGAGGAAGGTTGCGGGGTTTTCGAGTGACCAGTCAGAAGGTTATGCTCATTTCTGTACTGTGAAGCGTAAAGTTGAGTCAGGAGGTCACGCTGCAACCTTGGGCCAACAACAGAACAAAGAGGCTTTCCCAAAAACAAATTGTCGAAGATGATCCTTGACCAAGAGTTGATAAATTGCGTAAAGATCTTCTTGCGGCTTGGTTCGGAATGCCCAAATATTTTTTAGGGCAGAAGATCctgtgtgctaaataacatCGGAAAAGGGAAGTATCtcaaattaatttgaattttaagcAGATTTCGTTTCTCCGATGTTTCACTATCTGCATGTTGCGTCATTCAAGTCAAGAGGCAGCACACTTTCACTGTTTATAAGGATAAGGATTACATAATCTCTTATTGATAGTATTTgcacaataaaaataaacaaggtAGAGTAGACTGCTCTAAACATCGCACACACACGTAAACATGATTTTAGGAAGCTTATCCACCACTCTGCACGGTGTTCCGGTTCCCTAGGCGGCGTTTTCTATATTACTTTCAAGGAAATTTGTCTAAGAAAGCTTAATTATTGATGAAGTCCAAAATTAGTGCCTGACAAAACAATCAGATCAGAATGCAGAATCATGTTATGTTAAGTAAGGGCTAaagggcctgtttcgccacttcctgataagtgccggatagtctatccacaacttaacttgacagatagagtatggagaatctgtgtggtgaaacaggccctaagtatcaTCAAGGGCACGACTGAGTTGTAATATTCAGAAGACGCACCTGTAATAGCACATGTCGTCCTTGGGGTGGAGGTCTGGGCAGGTGAAGGCTTCCGGACACTTAGCGGTGCCGGGCACCGGCGTGCAGCCCAGCTCCAGGTAGAAACCCGCCAGGTCACACTCGCTCGCTATGTCCGCACCCACATTTAGTACTGGAAAACCCAAAAAATCCCCTCAATTTTGCCCAACATTAAAAGGAAATCTACACTATTACAAAGAGAAAAAATTGTTTGCATCGAATATATTTTGAACTTCTggaccaattttaatgaaaatagacATAGAGTAGGCCACAGGAtataccattttgaaattcacgcccaccggcaaaatagtgcaaattcgtcgtgaaagtcgtgaggagtttttttactttaaatcgCTATTTTGGAGAACTTAACTTTTCACCCTGAAAAATATTGGTTACGGCCCGCGACACAAagaccaaaacgtgtttgtggccccCGTAGAACTTCTAGAAATTATTTTTCTTGTTACTAATTAATCAATACGTCTTACCagt containing:
- the LOC121725461 gene encoding uncharacterized protein LOC121725461 — protein: MCAANIIPAFIVALVLNVGADIASECDLAGFYLELGCTPVPGTAKCPEAFTCPDLHPKDDMCYYRGVPYTDGSMVPQNVVRNPCSQACGCRVTAGAPAFNCAAVDCVEFYNPDQKDCVFTYELGACCSTGTVCGKDAIAALKTCEVEGKTYKEGQTFELGRKTCVCTADWSPDTGCRDLDCGLELHYQDQIHDGCAPVFVGDKKGCPIAFECSTANSTVVRGLNTRGVGAQCRFGSLTLVVGDEVTAADPCMRCACDMPPFVTCSKKTSCDQ